The genomic DNA ACTATATGTTTAAATTAGAGGGCTGGCAGGCTGCCAAAATTCTGCACCCCATAGGAAagaattaaagcatttgttaccccaacatttcatattcctgaaatgtgcctgatgtaccatgtacttgtatgagaaagtctcctgttctctttgtattgcatcctttatgtgaaatccctggtgttcctgccagtcctcttGCTTTCCTAgtcaaaactgaccacactaagcaggaaagcacaccgtggtaagttctctagctatgctgggaaatcaGTGTACTCTAGACTTGTGCCCCCACTGCATAGCCattactggcaagctcagtgtcctgtttctccccccccccccccccccagctcttatgcagctgagaacagagggaatgtgatcacgtataaaaaaagggaaaaaaggtatttataattttttttatagctatacagaaatgttttgcctttcatttctattttaaactgaatgggttgttttacaaggtgatcatttacaaccactttaagacttcaGTGCCAGTGTTACAAACTTTAAAAATAATTTTGCCTATAGCCACAGAGATGAATTATGTCTTGTTTTAAAATGCTtgtttaaactgattttttttaacatatgtaaACACTTGCTAAATTCTTGTTTAACATATCTAAATACTTTAATGTGAATATTCCTGGCTCAGTTTCACTTTAAGACAGTCTTCACCCTCTGAGGGCATTAAGAAGTATAATgcttttgaccactagatggcaaagATGGGTAAGGCAgtttaataaaaactgcagaaggaaCTTCTGAGTTGTCTACGGCTACCAGATacatgcatgcattttttttcacaaatcgtATTTGTTAGAACTGTAGCATTAGAATGATTGCAATAGACAACACATTTTctatcacatttattttttttataaaatagccCAACTGAGCCTTATTGTTTCAAGACACCTGGAAGCAAAGGTTGTCAAAACCTGAATTACAGGGTCAGTTTAATACAAATATTATGCAAGTAGGCATAATACAATAGTCTAATGTGAAGTACTCTGTGTACTTTACTGGCTGGAGAAATTAGGTTCAGACAGCTTGAAATAAAATTCTACACAAAACACATACTTTAATTTCACTCTACGAAGGCTAGCTtttaaaaacaacaatattttcatAAAAGCAACAGAAACAGGTAAAATTAACTTATCAATAAATTAAGCTGTGCATCACAAATACATTATCAAGGTGAAATACAGGCACTTGACAGGTTAATGTGCAAGGCAAATTTTACCCTTTACTGGTAACAGTATAAGGCAGTCTATGTTATAGCCAGTGTATACATTCACTAAGGAATTACTGTTTCTGGTGAAACCAACTATAGTCAGGTTTCTGACTGTCATGTAGGCACAAGTAATGCCACCTTAACATTTCTCAGGTGGGTTATCGGAGAGAACTATTTTTGACTTCTAATTTAAAAATAAAGAACACGAGTGCAAATTTAGTGTAGGACTCCAATAAATCTAAAAGTACATAGCTATTCAATACTTGagtgttttggtaaaaaaatgacagCATAGAACTTCTGAAACCTGCTACTCTCGTTGAAGATATTGCATATTGTGAAACTGCAAATGCTGTCATTCTAGCTCTTCCCAGGTTTCGGTCAGGTTACCTTTGCTCCGCCTTCTAATACTAACTAGTTTGCCAGCTGACTTAATGCTCCACCTAGACGTAGTCCCTGGACTATTCAGATTTGTGTACTTAGATGAACCTTTTGTTTCATCTTCCCAACCTGGCCAGGAGTGGTTATCATCTAGAGGGTCTTCTGTAAATGTTGGGTCCTCTTCCACCATGATCTGGGGGGGCTCCCAGCCCTCAATCTCATCTGCTTTCTTTGGTTGAACATTCTGTTTTATTGCCAAACTGTCCCAAAACCCGGATTTTTTCTCTGTCTTTGCTTCCTCTTTTGTCTTTAAGGAAACTCTGTAAATAATGAGGATAAACACTGGTTACAAAAGTTACAGA from Aquarana catesbeiana isolate 2022-GZ linkage group LG04, ASM4218655v1, whole genome shotgun sequence includes the following:
- the TDRP gene encoding testis development-related protein isoform X1; the encoded protein is MWKMNKSKVLIEDSPDEENHTQPELQSKDQLLQADLQSPVSQLATKVQGASFRGWKDVTSIFNKDDEQQLLKGSKSPKSKAVSLKTKEEAKTEKKSGFWDSLAIKQNVQPKKADEIEGWEPPQIMVEEDPTFTEDPLDDNHSWPGWEDETKGSSKYTNLNSPGTTSRWSIKSAGKLVSIRRRSKGNLTETWEELE
- the TDRP gene encoding testis development-related protein isoform X2 produces the protein MWKMNKSKVLIEDSPDEENHTQPELQVQGASFRGWKDVTSIFNKDDEQQLLKGSKSPKSKAVSLKTKEEAKTEKKSGFWDSLAIKQNVQPKKADEIEGWEPPQIMVEEDPTFTEDPLDDNHSWPGWEDETKGSSKYTNLNSPGTTSRWSIKSAGKLVSIRRRSKGNLTETWEELE